The Astatotilapia calliptera chromosome 14, fAstCal1.2, whole genome shotgun sequence genome includes a region encoding these proteins:
- the il1rap gene encoding interleukin-1 receptor accessory protein isoform X3, protein MATFISALVFLLAVMGGTSPAASQSSAPTEPMCYDWGESSEGAVSVVEGEVGWLSCPLFSHPSVYNYTSTQSAGHNLFWYRLPEGHDLEQPITYSSRLSKDRERLFLQPAAAADTGQYICMLRNKSSCSKIAIRLKVLRPDDVVKCALPVAVAPIEDLIPLQEGKTLDCPDLQDATKMSESAPKVQWYFVAHPVCDWYPFWDSDREQKGNSLQVHLMMEQYQGLYYCRVQYQRRNQTLNFTRSINVTAILPLSLPKEPSIMNPTHDQIFTVKTGTEVRLVCRGQLPFVLDKPWREIWWTVDGKTLDKLPDRFTQINRVVRDHFRDLTIENILVIQDFQSKDLKREFYCSVKNERGFDTRRAQLEEEVSLPTVELGCGLGVTLLLMLILFVVYHVFWLELLLLYRSWFGTDERHTDDKEFDVYISYARNSEEEQFVLLTLRRVLENELGYSVCIFDRDSLPGGTITDETLSFVARSRRLLVVVSPGYASQGSQALLELKAGIDTMALAGHLRVILVQYKPVRRKGWVRELRRARVALALVRWQGDKSRELSSRFWKRLRVELPVRRVSSRGEDEEESSKEVALMRLHSQNSTNSQTGLISNTVKDPQKVLNSAA, encoded by the exons AGCCCATGTGCTACGACTGGGGCGAGTCCAGCGAGGGGGCGGTCTCTGTAGTGGAGGGCGAGGTCGGTTGGCTCTCCTGTCCTCTTTTCTCTCATCCCTCCGTCTACAACTACACCTCCACCCAGAGCGCCGGGCACAACCTCTTCTGGTACCGCCTCCCCGAGGGCCACGACCTGGAGCAGCCAATCACGTACAG CTCGCGGCTcagcaaagacagagagagactgtTTCTGCAGCCGGCCGCCGCTGCCGACACCGGCCAGTACATCTGCATGCTGCG TAACAAGTCCTCCTGCAGTAAGATCGCCATCCGCCTCAAAGTGTTGCGGCCGGACGACGTTGTTAAGTGTGCGCTTCCGGTTGCCGTGGCACCGATTGAGGACTTGATCCCTTTACAGGAGGGGAAGACGTTAGACTGTCCAGACCTGCAGGACGCCACCAAGATGTCAGAGAGCGCACCAAAGGTCCAATGGTACTTTGTGGCGCACCCG GTGTGCGACTGGTATCCGTTCTGGGACAGCGACAGGGAGCAGAAAGGAAACAGTCTGCAGGTTCACCTCATGATGGAACAGTATCAGGGTTTATATTACTGCAGAGTCCAGTACCAGAGGAGGAACCAAACACTCAACTTCACCAGGAGCATCAATGTCACGGCCATCT TGCCCCTCTCGCTGCCCAAAGAGCCCAGCATCATGAACCCCACACATGACCAGATTTTCACAGTCAAAACAG GCACCGAGGTGCGTCTGGTGTGCAGAGGTCAGCTTCCGTTCGTCCTGGACAAACCGTGGCGGGAGATCTGGTGGACAGTTGATGGGAAGACGCTGGACAAACTTCCTGATCGATTCACACAAATTAACAG GGTGGTGAGAGACCACTTCAGGGACCTGACTATCGAGAACATCCTCGTGATCCAGGACTTCCAGTCCAAAGACCTGAAGCGAGAGTTTTACTGCTCCGTGAAGAACGAGCGAGGCTTCGATACCCGCAGAgctcagctggaggaggaag tgTCGCTGCCCACCGTGGAGCTGGGCTGCGGCCTCGGCGTCACTCTGCTCCTCATGCTGATCCTCTTCGTGGTTTATCACGTCTTCTggctggagctgctgctgctctatcGCTCCTGGTTTGGCACAGACGAGCGGCACACAG atgATAAGGAGTTCGACGTGTACATTTCGTATGCGAGGAACAGTGAGGAGGAGCAGTTTGTTCTGTTGACGCTGCGCAGAGTCCTGGAGAACGAGCTCGGGTACTCGGTGTGCATCTTCGACCGAGACAGCCTGCCAGGCGGGA CCATCACAGATGAGACTCTGAGTTTCGTGGCTCGCAGCAGGCGCCTCCTGGTGGTCGTCAGTCCCGGCTACGCCTCGCAGGGCTCCCAGGCTCTGCTGGAGCTTAAGGCCGGCATTGACACTATGGCGCTAGCTGGGCACCTGCGGGTGATCCTGGTCCAGTACAAGCCGGTCCGGAGGAAGGGCTGGGTCAGGGAGCTGAGGCGGGCCCGGGTGGCTCTGGCGCTGGTCCGATGGCAGGGGGACAAGTCCAGAGAGCTGTCGTCACGCTTCTGGAAGAGGCTGAGGGTGGAGTTGCCCGTGAGGAGGGTTAGCAGCCGAGGGGAGGACGAAGAAGAGAGCAGTAAGGAGGTGGCGCTGATGAGGCTTCACAGTCAGAACAGTACAAACTCCCAAACAGGGCTGATCAGCAACACCGTCAAAGACCCGCAGAAAGTCCTGAATTCTGCAGCGTAG